The following coding sequences lie in one Danio rerio strain Tuebingen ecotype United States chromosome 25, GRCz12tu, whole genome shotgun sequence genomic window:
- the mmp15a gene encoding matrix metalloproteinase-15, which translates to MSVCRSQSLRAVSVIFILLFVNIAETSAEDEDFNAESWLRTYGYLSQASRQMSTMQSSQILSSAIRDMQRFYGLQETGHMDSETLRAMKRPRCGVADHFEESSEGAARRKRFALTGHKWNQNNLTYSIQNHSPKVGQQQTYEAIRKAFRVWEKVTPLQFEEIPYHKIKNGSEGPDIILLFASGYHGDMSLFDGEGGSLAHAFFPGPGMGGDTHFDTDEPWTLNQQEGSGVDLFLVAVHELGHALGLEHSNNPSAIMAPFYQWMDTESFALADDDINGIHQIYGSPETVTTQAAPTTTLFTTTAKPEPTTTEAQPKTTRPSLQPTRPWMPPVNPTRRTYRPQPTSRSNQDAPDICEGNFDTVTMLRGEMFVFKGRWFWRVRRNRVLDNYPMPISFFWMGLPEDIDAAYERHDGKFVFFKGSKYWLFREADVEPGYPQDLFRYGQGMPERVDTAVWWEPSGYTYFFRGDRYWRFSEESRAMDKDYPKPVSVWGSIPVSPKGAFLSDDGAYTYFYKGTKYWRFDNKRMKVDSGYPRSILNDFMGCRVHFDVEPEIYPDHQSPDMTDNNPDPEDYKNGVDEEDPDDDEVDEKKEVDVILRVNDNDKHIMTLILVIVPLVLVLCILGVIYVIITTLQRKETPKVLVHCKRSLQQWV; encoded by the exons ATGTCCGTCTGCAGGAGTCAGTCGCTAAGAGCCGTTTCTGTGATTTTCATCCTGCTGTTTGTCAACATCGCAGAAACATCTGCAGAAGATGAGGATTTCAATGCGGAG TCTTGGCTGAGGACGTACGGTTACCTGTCTCAGGCCAGCAGACAGATGTCCACTATGCAGTCTTCACAGATCCTCTCAAGTGCCATCAGAGATATGCAGCGCTTCTATGGTCTGCAGGAGACCGGACACATGGACTCAGAAACGCTCAG AGCCATGAAAAGGCCTCGTTGTGGCGTGGCTGATCATTTTGAGGAGTCATCAGAGGGAGCTGCTCGGCGGAAGCGCTTTGCACTTACTGGCCACAAGTGGAATCAAAACAACCTGACCTACAG CATCCAGAACCACTCGCCCAAAGTTGGCCAGCAGCAAACCTACGAGGCCATTCGTAAAGCCTTCCGTGTCTGGGAGAAAGTTACGCCTTTGCAGTTTGAGGAGATTCCATATCACAAGATCAAGAATGGCAGTGAAGGGCCCGACATTATACTACTGTTTGCCTCCGGCTATCATGGAGACATGTCTCTCTTTGATGGAGAAGGAGGATCTCTGGCTCATGCTTTCTTCCCAGGGCCTGGAATGGGGGGAGACACACATTTCGACACAGACGAGCCCTGGACCTTGAACCAACAGGAAGGATCAG GTGTGGATTTGTTTTTGGTGGCAGTTCATGAGTTGGGTCATGCTCTGGGGTTGGAGCACTCCAACAACCCCTCTGCCATCATGGCACCTTTCTACCAGTGGATGGACACTGAAAGCTTCGCACTGGCAGATGATGATATTAATGGAATTCACCAGATCTATG GATCTCCAGAGACTGTCACCACTCAAGCAGCTCCCACCACCACCCTGTTTACAACCACTGCCAAGCCAGAGCCCACCACCACAGAGGCTCAGCCGAAAACAACCAGACCTTCACTGCAACCCACCAGGCCTTGGATGCCTCCTGTCAATCCCACCAGGAGGACCTATAGACCCCAGCCCACCAGCCGCTCCAATCAGGATGCACCTGACATCTGCGAGGGCAACTTCGACACGGTGACCATGCTGAGAGGAGAAATGTTTGTATTCAAG GGTCGCTGGTTCTGGAGGGTTCGGAGAAACCGTGTTCTGGATAATTACCCAATGCCCATCTCCTTCTTCTGGATGGGACTTCCAGAGGACATAGATGCGGCCTATGAACGACATGATgggaaatttgtattttttaaag GAAGTAAATACTGGCTCTTTAGAGAAGCAGACGTGGAGCCCGGGTACCCTCAGGACTTGTTTCGTTATGGTCAAGGCATGCCTGAAAGAGTGGACACGGCCGTGTGGTGGGAGCCATCTGGATATACGTACTTCTTCAGAGGAGACAG ATATTGGCGGTTTAGTGAAGAATCTCGTGCCATGGATAAAGATTATCCTAAACCAGTGAGTGTGTGGGGCTCCATTCCTGTTTCCCCAAAAGGAGCCTTCCTCAGTGATGATGGAG CTTACACGTACTTCTACAAAGGCACCAAATACTGGAGGTTTGACAACAAGCGAATGAAGGTTGACTCTGGATACCCGAGATCTATTTTAAATGACTTCATGGGATGCCGAGTACACTTTGATGTAGAACCGGAGATCTATCCTGACCACCAATCGCCTGATATGACTGACAACAATCCAGATCCCGAGGACTACAAAAATGGTGTAGACGAAGAAGACCCAGATGATGACGAAGTGGATGAGAAAAAGGAAGTAGACGTTATTCTGAGAGTGAATGACAATGATAAACACATCATGACACTCATCTTGGTGATTGTGCCTTTGGTTTTGGTGCTGTGCATTCTGGGAGTGATCTATGTCATCATCACCACACTACAGAGGAAAGAGACACCCAAAGTGTTAGTTCACTGCAAAAGGTCTTTGCAGCAGTGGGTCTGA